A single genomic interval of Helianthus annuus cultivar XRQ/B chromosome 13, HanXRQr2.0-SUNRISE, whole genome shotgun sequence harbors:
- the LOC110900640 gene encoding uncharacterized protein LOC110900640, producing the protein MDPTSASRAVTAGAEPFRLTVCSVSTAPSRFSWLRADLSKVIKTFSFCRRKFPNYEDSFGCIQRRKGFVLDHLVFHLQKFLVPDLNFCTDEENYDVVNDYQPNTNYSFENCLRSSSITFEPGHVFNNKEDMKLELGKKCLLEHFEFKVDRSSKTRYQVSCLVDGCVWRFRARSFGDSGVFFVKSFNDKHTCSKTLTYPHVRQANPNVVAHYLKEPLKDSGRIYCCNEIVKDFRQRFQVEITTSQAWRGKSLALELLQGSSRDSFAELPFYCYNLERANPGSVTHIKTDDERRFEMVFVAIGAAIRTFICNLRPVVIIDAAHLKGEFKGTLFLAVGMDGNNQILPISYGIGKSEDGESWTWFLSKLKECIGEIHEMAIISDRANSIHLAVRNVFPHVYHGLCCRHLMMNLRLPSDKKKENEKLWWKTCKSYRLSDFNESFNALCLAVPRVRHTLTSIGFGRWARAHCPGNQYHYMTSNSAESINALSRHSRKMPVTQLLEVFRQSVQKWFYDRRLQGIHEKHLLTQWAQKKIFKKIEGSRTWTVAGIELNSYSVADSGKGGLVDFVNGTCSCRVWQVSGLPCGHVIAVSKFLGETDCSKYCFPCYSNEVYKKTYEEAIYPLPHRSEWETPKDLINLQPPHMTKRQAGRPRENNRILSHGEEPTPLYCSWCNSYDHHRDVCRQPMPSEIRTRKDPDKGKGKETDDPDHFTQSPCEAPGVEFICHVSSVSETSILKATRNPLLFAWNASHLFLSVANTIYVRETTKIETQILAQFDVLFCVRQMNLRN; encoded by the exons ATGGACCCCACTTCTGCCAGCCGAGCCGTTACAGCTGGGGCCGAGCCGTTTCGCTTAACTGTTTGTTCCGTCTCAACTGCTCCGAGCCGTTTCAGCTGGCTCCGAGCCG ATTTATCTAAAGTTATAAAAACATTTAGCTTTTGTAGAAGGAAGTTTCCAAATTATGAAGATTCGTTTGGTTGTATACAACGGCGGAAA GGTTTTGTGCTGGATCATCTAGTTTTTCACCTCCAAAAATTTTTAGTTCCTGATTTAAATTTCTGTACTGATGAAGAAAATTATGATGTTGTAAACGACTACCAGCCAAATACTAATTATTCATTTGAAAATTGTTTGCGATCTTCATCAATTACTTTTGAACCAGGTCACGTATTTAATAACAAAGAAGACATGAAACTTGAGTTGGGAAAAAAATGTTTGTTAGAACACTTTGAGTTTAAAGTAGATAGATCCTCTAAAACTCGGTACCAAGTGTCATGTTTGGTGGACGGTTGCGTTTGGCGTTTTCGTGCAAGGAGTTTTGGGGATAGTGGGGTGTTTTTTGTTAAGAGTTTTAACGATAAACACACGTGCTCGAAGACGCTAACGTACCCACATGTTCGTCAGGCAAACCCAAATGTTGTTGCTCATTATTTAAAAGAACCTTTAAAAGACAGTGGTAGAATATATTGTTGTAATGAAATAGTGAAAGATTTTAGACAAAGATTCCAAGTTGAGATAACCACTAGTCAAGCTTGGCGTGGAAAAAGTCTGGCACTAGAGCTTTTACAAGGATCAAGCAGAGATTCGTTTGCAGAACTACCATTTTACTGTTACAATCTAGAGCGGGCAAATCCTGGTTCTGTTACACATATCAAGACTGATGACGAGCGTCGGTTTGAAATGGTCTTTGTCGCGATTGGTGCTGCG aTTCGTACCTTTATCTGTAATCTAAGACCGGTGGTGATCATTGATGCTGCACACCTAAAGGGTGAATTTAAAGGGACGTTATTTTTAGCGGTCGGGATGGATGGAAACAACCAAATTTTACCAATTTCCTATGGAATAGGAAAATCAGAGGATGGTGAATCTTGGACATGGTTTCTGTCAAAGCTTAAAGAATGTATCGGTGAAATACATGAAATGGCGATAATTTCGGATAGAGCGAATTCTATACATCTAGCTGTTAGAAACGTCTTTCCACATGTTTATCATGGGTTATGCTGTCGTCATTTAATGATGAACCTACGTTTACCCtctgataaaaaaaaagaaaatgagaagCTGTGGTGGAAGACATGCAAATCGTACCGATTGTCTGATTTTAACGAGTCATTTAATGCTCTTTGTCTTGCCGTTCCTAGAGTACGTCACACTCTAACAAGTATTGGGTTCGGTAGATGGGCAAGGGCGCATTGTCCAGGCAATCAATATCATTATATGACATCTAACAGCGCGGAGTCTATTAACGCTTTATCTAGACACTCGCGTAAAATGCCGGTAACACAACTCTTAGAGGTCTTCCGACAATCTGTACAAAAGTGGTTTTACGATCGCCGCTTGCAAGGTATTCATGAAAAACATTTACTTACACAATGGGCACAgaagaaaatttttaaaaaaattgaagggTCTAGAACTTGGACGGTTGCTGGGATTGAGTTAAACAGTTATTCTGTTGCAGACAGTGGAAAGGGGGGTTTAGTTGACTTTGTTAATGGAACCTGTAGTTGCCGAGTTTGGCAGGTTTCTGGTTTACCGTGCGGGCATGTTATTGCCGTGTCAAAATTTTTAGGTGAAACCGATTGCAGTAAGTATTGCTTCCCATGTTACTCAAACGAAGTCTATAAGAAAACTTATGAAGAAGCGATTTATCCTCTTCCTCATAGATCTGAATGGGAGACTCCAAAAGACCTTATCAATCTTCAACCGCCGCATATGACAAAACGCCAGGCTGGTCGTCCTCGAGAAAACAACCGGATCTTATCCCACGGGGAAGAACCCACTCCCCTGTATTGTTCCTGGTGTAACTCATACGATCATCATCGGGATGTCTGTCGGCAGCCCATGCCGTCAGAAATTCGTACTCGCAAAGACCCAGACAAAGGGAAAGGGAAAGAAACCGATGATCCTGATCATTTTACACAATCTCC GTGTGAAGCGCCCGGTGTAGAGTTCATCTGCCATGTATCGTCTGTATCTGAAACAAGCATCTTGAAG GCCACACGAAATCCCCTACTATTTGCATGGAACGCGTCTCATTTATTTCTGAGTGTTGCCAATACGATATACGTCCGAGAAACCACAAAAATAGAGACTCAAATTCTAGCACAATTTGATGTACTCTTCTGTGTACGCCAAATGAATCTCCGCAATTAA